Within Acetomicrobium sp. S15 = DSM 107314, the genomic segment CCAACTAAAGTGGCACAATCTTCAGCGTGCCTCCTAACCATCTATAAAACTTATAAATCAGCCCCTATATCCATTGCAATGTCCAAAGTCGCCACCATAATTAGTGTGGGGAGGCCGCTTTGAGCAGGCAGCGGACGTCGTCGAGCTTTGGCATGTCGAAGATATCTTGTTTCAGGCGGTCAATATTTAAGGCTTCGAGATCAGGGTGACCGGAGATGAGGGCAGAGAATTTGCGTTCGAGCTCGGCAGCGGTCAACGGGCGCTCTGGAGTGCCAGAAGCGTGCTCCACAAACTCTTTGAGTATATGGCCACCTTCGAGCTCGATGACAATTTCAGCTTGATCCTCACCCAAGGAAGGGTCCACCGTTACCGTAACGAGGCTACGCACCTTTTCTATCTCGGCATCTTTAACTCGGCTATCTGTAAAGCTGCTCGGGGCCACAATCCCGTCGACGAGCGCTACGGCTAAACAATGGTAGATAGAAAACTTGCCCTCCAACCCCGTTTGCGGTTCACTTTTCCCCGTAAGCTCCAACACCAAGGGATGGCATTTGGCGCGCACGGATGTCACTCGACGGTGGTCCAAGGCATGTTTGCGCCGCAAAGAGAGAACGCCATCGATGGCCGGATGGGTTACAACCCCGCACGGATAAGGTTTAAAGCCGGAATTGAGGATCTCCCATTTGGATGCCCAGCCTTCGGTCAGGCGATCGAGGTGAGGGTAGTCGGACATTACATGGCAAAACCCCCTCTCGGCCTCTAAGCTTCTTTTCGAACTCGTGAACCCTTCACGGGCGAGCAACGCCGCCAGCAGCCCGTTTTGTGCCGCTTTCCCAGCGTGAAACGGTTTAGTCATAGTGCCGAACATTTCGCGCAAGCCTGAAGCTTGAGAAGCCGCGATACCCAAGGCGCAGACCATCCGATCGACATCGAGTCGAAGGAGTTTCCCGCAGGCGACAGACGCCCCGAATACGCCGACTGTGCCGGTTATGTGCCAGCCTCGGTCGTAGTGAGACGGGTGAACGGATAAGGCCACCCGAGCGCTCGTTTCGTACCCGGCTACGAAAGCCGCAATAAGCTCCTTGCCAGAGACTTTATTTATCCCTTTGTTGTCACCGTCACAGAAATCCGACAAGGCTTCGCTCAACGCCAAACAGGCCGCCAGAATAGGAGTATAACCGTGCAAAATGGTGGGGAAATGCGTGTCATCGAAATCGAGGATGTGCGCCATCGAACCGTTGATCAAGGCTGCCCACAGCGCGTCCCGCCTCTCCTTGCGCCCGATTACGGTAGCCTGCGCGGGAGATCCCAAAGCAGCGCTCAACCTCGCCATCTTTTCCACCAATGGATGCTGGGATGCCCCGATGGCAACGCCGAAGAAATCCAAGGCGCTCTGCACAGCCCGGTTTACGACTTCATCTGGGATATCTTCGAAACGCAAGCCTAAAATCAGCTCTGCCAAGGTGCGCGTCGACTCACAATGACGCCCTTCGGCAACGGACTGCCGCTGTGTAGACAACTGTTGTCACCCTCTCATCAATAGATGTCGGATCGAAAGCCTCTAGTCAAAAAATCCACAATTCCTTGCAAACACTGGATTTCCCCCTGACCGCAACTTGAGATTCGTGCCAGTTTGAGGATGTTAAATGCCCTTTAATGTCCATTGCCATGAAAGCCAAGAACGTCTTTACTTTGTTGCGCATACTCCTCCGCAGGGAAACCGGTCGAGTTCGCTATATCTTTTTGCTATTTCAAATACTTGTACTTACTCTATGCGAAAGCTTGCCTAACCACCCTCTTGTTTTTTCCACCCGTGTCCTGCCAAAGGCTTATTCTTAAGTCCTTTATGCAGGATGCAGCATTTAACGCTATTTTTGTCGCACAAGTTCCCTGGATGACATAGCTAAAATGACTGATCGGTTAATAAGGACGCACTGATAAGAATGCTGGAAAGGTCTATTAGCTTTTTGATAATGGGCTCATAAACGTCCATGGCCTCGTTAGTTATATCCTTTTTATCTTCTTCACTCAAACCTATTAAACCTTCCAACCAAGTACTCATTGTGCCTCCGATATAACTATCTAAATAGCCATGATGATAATCTCTCCAGGATTGAATATTGTATAATTCAGTAGCCAGCACCAGATAAAGAGGATATCTATTCGTCTGGCCACTAGGATAATCAATAATATGGTCATCTTTATTTTCACTGTCAGGATTATTTCCAACAGCAAATTTTTTGATATCATTTAAGTAATTAATGCAGGATTGCAGATTGTTACTATCCACACTAGTTATTAAGCCATCTATTTTCTCCTTAATTTTCGCCAGCAGCTCAAGAGATTGTAGGAAGTTATCATCATTATCACCAATATATTTTAAGAAGTCAATCTTGTACACCTCACCAGTAGAATATGCTATTACTCCATCCAGTTGAGAACCCCATTTTGCTGCTTTGTAAAGAGACTTATATATACTGACAATTTCATCGGTAATTTTATTAAAAGTCTTGCCGGTCATTGTCGCAAGCACTTTAACAGCTTTCTGTTCGGTATATTTCTTCACAGGTATTTCGATACAGGAAAATAGTTTTTCATCCGGAACGCTGCCGAAGATCTTCAGCGAATCTGCTCCATACTTTATTATAGGTGCAGAGACATTGTTAATATTAACCCGAAGTCCGGTCAAATAATTTTTAAATTGCTGCCCCTGCAAAAAGATTTCGGTTGAACCTTTTAAAGGATAAAGTAAGGTCACCTTACGCGCTTCATTTTTATTATCTTTCCAGTTGCTGGGGAAAACCCAGGTATAAAGCTCTTCTTTGAGCGTATTTCCTTCCTTGATTTTTACCATAAAACGGGTGGGTTTGGTAATCTTCCCAGAACTGTAGGATAAACCTGGTCCATTCCCGGTGAAAAACTGATTCCCCACAAAAGTATTACTCACGGTTCCGTTAGGGAGAAATTCCTGGCGATAAACTGCCAGATTAAAATCTCGATCCAAAACCCTAAAATAGAACGTTTCGGCATCTTTTGGAAGGATAAAGATATGATCACTGGCTTCAATCATCCCTAAAGAGCGGTCTTTCCATTTGTAAAGAATACTATACTGTTGGACCGGATAAAATATACCCCAGGTCTGATTTTCGGGAGGCTCATTCATAGCTAACCATTGATCAGGCACAAACAGCCATTCCTTGCCGTTGGACGTGTTTTTTACCTTAACTGACTGTGCATACCAACCTGGTTTATCGTATTGGTTAGAATGCCTTAGGGTCATAAATTCTACTTCATCTAAGTAGTATCCTTGCTTGGTGAAATAATCAGTCTGCCCTTGTTCAAAAGGTCGATTTGGATAACGTACATCATAAAGCTCAAATTCTCCACTTCCGTATCTGCCCCTTTCCGTTTCTGGACCAAAAAGTGCCACATAAACAAAGCTGTCTGTTCCTGCATCTTTAACGTTTCCAGTAGTAATTTCAATTTTATAATCCACCTTGCGATTGTCCTTATCTCTTAATGCTGCCGGAATGCCGATCCTCCCTTTATTTTCATAGGTTAGGATATAACCAACTACGATGGGTATCTTTTTGGTGGCGGTTAAATTCTGATTGTCCTTAACCGTCAGAGTAACTTGACGATCATTAATAATTACATCTACTGAAAAATATTCATGATCAACAGTAATCCCTTCTCCGGTGGTCCCATCACCAAAATCCCAGTTGTAAGACACAATGGAACCGTCGGCATCTTTTGACAGGCTGGCATCAAAGCGAACTTTAGTGTCCCATTGGGAAGAAGGAGCTAAAACCTTAAAATCAGCAACAGGGGCTTCTGGCGCCTTGCTTACCCGAATACTTTTAGCAATGGAGGCGGTTTGACCGTTATTATCAGTGATAGTCAAAGTAACTTGATATTCCCCGGCCTTTGCAAAATGATATTTTATTATACTTTGCTGTTGTTCCTGGACTGATGTTCCATCTCCAAAATCCCACTGGTAAGACACGATAGAACCGTCGACATCGGAAGATTTTGAGGCATTAAAACTAATATCCTGATCAGTTTGTGGAGAGGCGGGCTGATAAGCAAAAGAGGCAATCGGAGGAGGGTCCTTGACTGTGACTATAAATTCTCTGGATACTGGACCATAGGAGACAGTAATGCGAGCATTCTCCTGACTCCCGCTGATGACAGTCGGAGTTTTCCAGGTATATTGCAAATCATTCTGATTGACTGATAAAACTTCTCCCTTTTCAAAAGCTACTGTCAGATTCTTCTCGAAATCATAGCCATATTCTGTTTCGAACATTACCTTTACTTCGGTATTATCCCACAGTTCATAACTACTCCCAGCATTGGGCTTGATGGAAACCAGTTCAACATCTAGCCAGCCAGGTTCAGCTGCTGAAAAGGCACAATAATTGCTTCCAGAGATCTTGGGCTCATGGCCCCTACGTGGTCGAGCAATTCGAGGTTGAGCAAAAAAATAAACCTGGTCATTATAGATAATTGTTTTTGAAGCATCAATATAATAACTATAAGATATAGAGTAAATTCCGGTTAGCTGCCCTGTTACTAAAGAATACTTGCTAAATCGATTGCTTTCCCATCCCAGCACTTCATTATCGCTGGTAAATCTGAATTCTCTTTCTGCAAAATTACTACCTGCAAACACGCAGGGTATCGGAGCATTTAAAAGCAGGGTCCCGTCTTGCCGATAGCATTGCAGTATACCTGAGAATGGACCACTATTGGGTAACAAAAGGATATTGCCCTGTGGGTCAAAACCTATATCACAGTCGTCTTGTTCATCAAATATTTTAATGATATTGCCGGATAAATCAGTAAAAACATAACACCATTTAGAACCTCCTGCTTCCTCAAGGCAGTGATATCTAAATCTCAATAAATATCCGAACTGGCTTTCATCAACCACAGAAAAGCAATCTATATCTTCTATGTTAGAGTTATTAAGATTTAGCTCTTCAAGTTCGTGAGATGCTATGACCTCTCCTTGCCGATCGACATACTCCAAAAACCAACGCCATTCATCCCGCAAAGCGTCTTTTTGTTTCCTGATTACAGGTAAAGGAAAGGAGGAAATTTTAGACCGGCAATCTGGTATTTCAAAATAGGATTCACCGTAAACTGTGGGTAAAATAAATATGTCCTCACCCGATGTAGACATAGCTCTATAACCAGCAGGGTCCTTCTGTCCATCGCAAAAGGGGAAAATAATTGTGTCTTCGATGCAAAGGGTTTCATCCTCTCCTCCCGCAGAAATATCTGGCTCAAACAGTACCGCTCCTGTTTGCAGATCAATGACTTGATTAATGTATTTACGGATATCATCATCGTAATGCCAAACCAATAAATGACCATCATCTGTGACCTGCGCAAATACACCTTGAAAAGTAAAGTTCTTTGGCTCTTCAGCAAATAAATCTATACAAATAGTCTGATAACCGGGATGGGCTATTTTCTGATAGAGCAACTTGTTCCCCAAAAGATAGGGATGAACCAAATCGTGCAAACCGGGCTCTGAAATTTCATAAATCCTCTTGTGGCTGTCTAGATCAAAGACCAGCAGGTTAGAGTTTAGCTGCTTATGATTTCCGTAAGCTATGGCCAGCAAGTTGTTCTGCTGAAATAAATCATCAATGGTTATTTCGCCTGAAGGATTTAAAGTCAAAACGACGGAAAAATGTTCAGTAGATTGGTTTGCCGGCTCTTGGCCGGCAGATTGAGCCACAATAGCAGTTGGAGCCATGAGCATGATGATTAGAAAGAGAAATCGTACCATACGAAAACTCAATAAGGCTTCTTCTCTCTTACCACTCTCATTTTTCATTTTCATCATCTTTATTCAGATAGATATTTAGGGGCTAGTGGCAATAGCTGTTATTTTCCAGCTATTTCCTTCGGGTGATATGCTAATCCAACGAGTGTTTCTTCCTTCGTCCCAACCATAGTAGGGGAACCCCGGCTTAGAAAGAGCATAGACAATAACCCGGTATAGAGGTTGATTATTATGCCACTTTCGTTTCTCCTCTGGATATGCACTTACTACTTTAATCAGTTCTAAGCTAGAAAAAGTGGCCTTCCACATCCCCTGCATATTTTCATTACCTAAAAGTTCTTTGTCCATCATTGAAAAATACAGCTCTGTATCCCCTTGATCTATTGCTTCGAAATAGTCATAAATAAAATTTTCTTCTTTTATTTTGGCAACTTTATCAGGATCGAAGTCATATTTTACTTCTTCTGGGCTGATCTTTTTGAGCGTCTCGGGGTCGAAATATTCCTGAGCTAAAAATTCCCCCGTTATTCCGTCAATCACATAGGTTGAAAGCTTGGAGCCAAAGAGGAAAAACCATACTGGTCTTCCCTGAAATTCTTTATTTGAATTCTCAATAATATAAACAATACTGGGTCTTTCCCAAGAAGGAGCTCCAGCAGAAAAAGCAACCTGAGCCGCTTCTCGCATGGAAATACGTGGTCTATCTTTAGGAAAATCGGGGAGGATGGGAGATTTTCTTTTTAGATATTCTCCGCCTTCTTCCGTGGAAATAATTTTACTGTCTTTAATTTTTATATAATGCACTTGTTCATCTTGAGGGCGAGCAAAAATAAAAATCCACTCCCAAGCCAGGTCATTCTCCCCCCAATGATAGTCTAAAGTCACCGCTGGAGGATTCATATACCACAAGACCGCTTCTGAATCCCACTTACAAGCCTCCTGGTAAGCCATTTTAGCTGCTTCTAAAGAGGTCAACTGGGGTGTGCCCCTTGTTTCTTTGGCTTGAATATTAAATGGAAGAATAAAAAGAAGTAAAATAGTTAAAACCAAAAAGGCTGTTTTGGTCCCAAAACCTTTTCTATAGATACTCATCCTTATTTGCCCTTTCATTTTTTTATAGTGATCCCTGATTATAGTCGTCCTCAGAAAGAATTATAGACACTGGCTAAGAAACCTGTCAACCCATCGATGCCTCACCTAAAAATCAAAGTTAAATCATTGTCTCCTTAAGGGGGATGGGGCTATCGGTGCAAGTACAAAATATACTGAACTCCTGAGAGCATGGACACCCTCAAAGTGTAGAGGATAATATCCCAAAAGGGAGGATGAAGAACTCTCTCATGGTAGCACAATAGGAGGGTGCAGCTATGAAACAGAGGAAATGGACGGCAGAAGAAAAGTTTGCAATCGTGATGGAAGGCCTCAAGGGTCAAAAAAACAGTGTCTGAAATATGCAGAGAACACGCCCTAAGCCAGACTGTCTATTATGAACCGCCCCGGGATTGACGCCGGGGCGGTTCATTGTTATGGTGCGAAAGGAAATTTTCAAACAGCCTCGGCCTAGCTTGACTTAAGTTAGATTATGTAATATATATTATGCACAGTTTAAAGTGACTTTTGGAGGGTTGAATTGAGATAACGATAGTTATTCATTAAGTAATATCTAGTTTCAGTTTATATAGTTAGTTAGATGTATAGAAAAACTGGTAGGAAATAGTACGTTAAGTTGTGCTGATTAATTTTTTTGTTAGTTGACGAAATTGCTAAAAATACAATAAAAGTATAAGGAGGAAAAATGAATGAAGAATTGTAAGCGATTAAAATGTACGAGCGTAATCTTGTTGATTGCCACTTTAATCATAACTAGTTGTAGCAGTACTTTGGCGTCAACGGGAAAGACGATTAAGGTCAAGTTAGGTGTGGGTGATCCTATACACTCTTCGGTGGGTGTTACTGCACAGCACTTTGCAAAAGAGGTTGACAAAGCTACTGAGGGTAAGGTAAAAGTCGAAGTTTTTGCAGATGGTGTGCTGTTTGGCGGCGACCAAAATGCCGCTATAAATATGGTCCAAGATGGGTCGATGGATGCAACAATACTTTCTACCTCCGTGTATGCGTCATTTGAAAAGCGCATGAATGCCATTAGCCTACCGTATCTTTTTAAGAACTACGATGAATTTATGAACTTTTTAGAAGGTGCACCAGGCCAGGAGTTGTTGGCATCTTTAGATAGGCTAAATTCAGTTGGGCTTGCTCTAATGATTCGCACGTTCAGAAATGTCACAAATTCAGTACGGCCAATTGAGACACCAGCAGACTTTCGAGGTCTTAAACTAAGAGTGCCAAACAACAGATTGTGGGTTGAGTTTTTTGGTTCATTGGGAGCTGATCCCACCCCTATGGATTTTAAGGAAGTTTACACGGCTTTACAGCTTAAAACAATCGATGGCCAAGAGAATCCGGTTGAAGTCCCTCTCGCAAACAGATTCTATGAAGTTCAAAGATTTCTCTCAATGACAGAGCATATTGCCGATGCCTATGTTTTGGTCTTTAATAAGACCCTTTGGAGCAGCCTTGACTCTAATGTTCAGAATGCCATTCGCGCGGCTGCAGTTGAGACTGCGCGTTTCAAACTTGATTATGATCTTCCTGCGGAGAAAGATATTGTTGCTAAGCTCAAATCTCATGGAATGCAGGTTAATTGGTTGACTGCAAACCAGAAAGCCGCGTTCCAAGAAATTGCATTAGCATTGTACCCTCGGTTTGAAGGGCTTGTGGGGGCAGATTTTATGGATAGAACTCTAAAATTCTTAGGTCGGCAGTAACATAATTATATTCACGTCAACAAGGAATCCAGCCGTTGCTCTTTATGTCATGAATGCGCATCTCCTCGGTTGCAACCGGGGAGATGCGGACTTATTCTAGGAGGCCATGATGAAGTCACAGAGGTTGCTTTGGACAGTTATTGACGGGTTGTTATTGTGTAGCGTTGGGGGAATGCTTGCGATAGTCACTATCCAGGTTGCGACTCGGCTTTTAAGTAGGTCTGTGCCGTGGAGCGAAGAGCTCACGCGCAACTCCTTCATCGTAACAGTTTTTTTAGGAATGACGGTGGGTTTTAGGCGGCTAGAGCACGCCCGAATAACTTTCTTACTGAAACTGCTTCCCAAACATCTTCAGAGTTTGTACATACATTTTTATTTCATTAGTGGGACTATATTTTTTGTTATTTTGGCGCATCAGGGTTTACGAATGACTCTACAGCAATTTAGAAGCGGTGAAATGTCCCCAGCATGTGGAATTCCGATGTATCTTGTCACTCTTCCGATCTCGATAGGGGCGGCGCTGGCTATAATTGCACAATTTCAAAGTGTATACGTAGACAAGAGTACGCGTAAAAAGCTCATTCAAGAGCTATTTGTAGGAGAAGAAGGATTGACATCGGAGGATAGATTTCAATGAGTGTTATGCTATTAACTATTTTCTTTATTCTTAGTTTAATAGGAATTCCTTTGGCAATTTCGCTTGGGCTCGCAGTTGTTGCTACTCTGGTCATGTTTGATTTGCCTTTAGTGGTTGTCGCTCGGCTCATGTATACATCTATGAATAGCTTCCTGCTGGTTGCGGTCCCTTTATTTGTATTGGCAGGAATGGTGATGGAGGAAGGTGGGGTTTCCGACCGCATATTCGATGCAGCTAACTCAATGGTGGGGAGATGGCGAGGCGGACTTGGCCATGTTAATATTTTGGCCAGTATGATCTTTGGGGGGATATCTGGATCATCAGTTGCTGATGTTGGTAGCCTGGGACCACTTGAGATAAAGGCAATGACGGCTAATGGATACCCACGTCCATATGCGGCGGCGGTGACCATGGTTACGTCCACGTTGGCTTCTATAGTTCCACCGAGCATACTGATGATAATTGGCGCTGTGGCTGCAGAGCAATCGGTGGGAGCAGTGCTGGCCAGTGGGTTCGGCCCTGCGGTTATTCTCATGGCTATCTTTATGATAGTTAACTATAGCCTTTGCGTAAGATATAATTATGGCCAACAAATACCCGTAAGGTTATCAGAAGCATTGAAATCTATTGGTAGAGCAATACCAGCATTGCTCTCGCCTATAATTATCCTTGGAGGGATTTTTCTGGGGTTTGTTACGCCTACCGAAGCTGCGGCTTTAGCCGTAATTTATACACTACTCATAGGGTTCTTTGTGTACCGGAAATTTCGTTGGAAGAAACTGCCCTATCTAATCATCCGTGCTGGAGCTACAACAGGCACAATATTGTTAATCGCCGCGACTGCAGCACCAGCGACCTATATTTTCGCCATTGATAAACTTCCATTAAAAGTTAGCACCATTATCCTCTCATTTTCGCAAGATCCAACTATTGTACTTCTCCTCATGGGGGTAGTGTTTATTATTGTGGGGATGTTTATGGACATAACTGCGGCACTTCTAGTTTTAACTCCTGTTGTCTTCCCGACTGCGTCGTCGGTTGGCATAGATCCTATACACTTTGTGGTTTTTATGGTAACAGCCTTATCAATCGGCCTCTCGACACCCCCAGTGGGTGTGTGCTTGTTTGCAACCTCGCTTATTTCAAACCTTACCATTGAGGAGATAGTAAAAGCAGCACTTCCTTATTATTTGGCTATGCTGCTTTTATTGATTCTCCTTGCCATGTTTCCCGCAATCACGCTTATACCAGTTAAAATCCTTACATGATTATATGCTTGTTAATAGTAAATTAATAGTAACTTGCAAAACGCATACTACAAGTGTTATTTATCTGTCATTTAAATAACAGATGCTAAATTTGAGCAATTTAGCGACTTTATAAGCAATCCACATATAGAATTTAATTTACACAAATTAAACCAAAAGCACTACTTAGGCAGGTTGATTTAACGTCGATAACTACCAACCTGCCTAAGTAGTTTTTAGAGAGCCTTTTTATATATTTCTACAATATCTTGCTTGGAAGGGTATCGTGGATTAAGGGGAATGTTAGGGCTGGTAAGTGCTTCATCAGCCAGCATGTCAAGGTCGCTCTCTTTCACACCGTAGTCACTGAGGCGCTCCGTTATCCCTATGTCTATTATTAGATCCCTTATAGCTTTTACAGAGTTAGCTGCCGCTTCCATTGGTGTTAAGTTGTTGGTATGCTCGTCAAAGGCTATGGCTATTTCTGTATACTTTTCCGGATTGCCGATGAGGTTATACTCCATAACGTAAGGCAGCATGATGGCATTGCTAATGCCGTGGGGTATGCTAAAGTGTGCGCCTGCTGGTTGCGAGGTAGCGTGTACTATGCCTACCCTTGTAGAGCTAAAGGCCATTGCTGCCAGGGCGCTTGCCATAAGCATATCTTCTCGCGCCTTGAGGTTATCGCCTTTAGCTACAGCCTTGCGCAAACTTTTAGCCACGAGTTTTATAGCGTGTATGGCCATAGACTCAGATATAGGATGGGCAGCGTAATTTACGTATGACTCTATAGCATGCGTAAGGGCATCCATGCCAGTACCAGCTGTCATCTTGGGAGGTAACGTTAGCGTTAGCTCAGGGTCTAAAATTGCATATTTTGCCATGATCTTATAGTCCCCAAATGAATATTTAGTTTTTATTTCGACACCCGTGAAGACTGCAAACCTTGTTAATTCGCTTCCCGTCCCTGCTGTGGTTGGAACGGCTATGACTGGGAGTCCAAGATTTTTGAAAGTTTCTCTCCCTTTTAGGTAATTTATAACAACTCCTGGGTTTTTCACGAGTATTGCTGCGGCCTTTGCTGTATCCATAGATGAGCCACCGCCTAAGCCTAAGACAACTTGGGCACCACTTTTATTTAGCTCATCTACTACTTCTTCAAGGAGGCTAATAGTAGGTTCTTTATTTATTTTGTCAAAAATAGTGTATTGGATTTTGGCTTCTTCTAACAGCCTTACAGCTTTATCTAAGATGCCTGCTGCCTTTACGCCACTGTCTGTCACGACGAAAACACGATTGCTTGCCATTTCTTCTATCTTTTCAGGAATTTGCTTAATGCTTCCTGAGCCAAATACAATTTCTGTTGGCGACTTAAATGTGAACTGCATCTAGAACACCTCCACATGTTGGTAATTAAATTCGTTAATGCTTGCAATTTAAAATGTTTATACTTTGTCT encodes:
- a CDS encoding TRAP transporter large permease, yielding MSVMLLTIFFILSLIGIPLAISLGLAVVATLVMFDLPLVVVARLMYTSMNSFLLVAVPLFVLAGMVMEEGGVSDRIFDAANSMVGRWRGGLGHVNILASMIFGGISGSSVADVGSLGPLEIKAMTANGYPRPYAAAVTMVTSTLASIVPPSILMIIGAVAAEQSVGAVLASGFGPAVILMAIFMIVNYSLCVRYNYGQQIPVRLSEALKSIGRAIPALLSPIIILGGIFLGFVTPTEAAALAVIYTLLIGFFVYRKFRWKKLPYLIIRAGATTGTILLIAATAAPATYIFAIDKLPLKVSTIILSFSQDPTIVLLLMGVVFIIVGMFMDITAALLVLTPVVFPTASSVGIDPIHFVVFMVTALSIGLSTPPVGVCLFATSLISNLTIEEIVKAALPYYLAMLLLLILLAMFPAITLIPVKILT
- a CDS encoding PKD domain-containing protein; this translates as MKNESGKREEALLSFRMVRFLFLIIMLMAPTAIVAQSAGQEPANQSTEHFSVVLTLNPSGEITIDDLFQQNNLLAIAYGNHKQLNSNLLVFDLDSHKRIYEISEPGLHDLVHPYLLGNKLLYQKIAHPGYQTICIDLFAEEPKNFTFQGVFAQVTDDGHLLVWHYDDDIRKYINQVIDLQTGAVLFEPDISAGGEDETLCIEDTIIFPFCDGQKDPAGYRAMSTSGEDIFILPTVYGESYFEIPDCRSKISSFPLPVIRKQKDALRDEWRWFLEYVDRQGEVIASHELEELNLNNSNIEDIDCFSVVDESQFGYLLRFRYHCLEEAGGSKWCYVFTDLSGNIIKIFDEQDDCDIGFDPQGNILLLPNSGPFSGILQCYRQDGTLLLNAPIPCVFAGSNFAEREFRFTSDNEVLGWESNRFSKYSLVTGQLTGIYSISYSYYIDASKTIIYNDQVYFFAQPRIARPRRGHEPKISGSNYCAFSAAEPGWLDVELVSIKPNAGSSYELWDNTEVKVMFETEYGYDFEKNLTVAFEKGEVLSVNQNDLQYTWKTPTVISGSQENARITVSYGPVSREFIVTVKDPPPIASFAYQPASPQTDQDISFNASKSSDVDGSIVSYQWDFGDGTSVQEQQQSIIKYHFAKAGEYQVTLTITDNNGQTASIAKSIRVSKAPEAPVADFKVLAPSSQWDTKVRFDASLSKDADGSIVSYNWDFGDGTTGEGITVDHEYFSVDVIINDRQVTLTVKDNQNLTATKKIPIVVGYILTYENKGRIGIPAALRDKDNRKVDYKIEITTGNVKDAGTDSFVYVALFGPETERGRYGSGEFELYDVRYPNRPFEQGQTDYFTKQGYYLDEVEFMTLRHSNQYDKPGWYAQSVKVKNTSNGKEWLFVPDQWLAMNEPPENQTWGIFYPVQQYSILYKWKDRSLGMIEASDHIFILPKDAETFYFRVLDRDFNLAVYRQEFLPNGTVSNTFVGNQFFTGNGPGLSYSSGKITKPTRFMVKIKEGNTLKEELYTWVFPSNWKDNKNEARKVTLLYPLKGSTEIFLQGQQFKNYLTGLRVNINNVSAPIIKYGADSLKIFGSVPDEKLFSCIEIPVKKYTEQKAVKVLATMTGKTFNKITDEIVSIYKSLYKAAKWGSQLDGVIAYSTGEVYKIDFLKYIGDNDDNFLQSLELLAKIKEKIDGLITSVDSNNLQSCINYLNDIKKFAVGNNPDSENKDDHIIDYPSGQTNRYPLYLVLATELYNIQSWRDYHHGYLDSYIGGTMSTWLEGLIGLSEEDKKDITNEAMDVYEPIIKKLIDLSSILISASLLTDQSF
- a CDS encoding TRAP transporter small permease, producing MLAIVTIQVATRLLSRSVPWSEELTRNSFIVTVFLGMTVGFRRLEHARITFLLKLLPKHLQSLYIHFYFISGTIFFVILAHQGLRMTLQQFRSGEMSPACGIPMYLVTLPISIGAALAIIAQFQSVYVDKSTRKKLIQELFVGEEGLTSEDRFQ
- a CDS encoding DctP family TRAP transporter solute-binding subunit, translated to MKNCKRLKCTSVILLIATLIITSCSSTLASTGKTIKVKLGVGDPIHSSVGVTAQHFAKEVDKATEGKVKVEVFADGVLFGGDQNAAINMVQDGSMDATILSTSVYASFEKRMNAISLPYLFKNYDEFMNFLEGAPGQELLASLDRLNSVGLALMIRTFRNVTNSVRPIETPADFRGLKLRVPNNRLWVEFFGSLGADPTPMDFKEVYTALQLKTIDGQENPVEVPLANRFYEVQRFLSMTEHIADAYVLVFNKTLWSSLDSNVQNAIRAAAVETARFKLDYDLPAEKDIVAKLKSHGMQVNWLTANQKAAFQEIALALYPRFEGLVGADFMDRTLKFLGRQ
- a CDS encoding iron-containing alcohol dehydrogenase yields the protein MQFTFKSPTEIVFGSGSIKQIPEKIEEMASNRVFVVTDSGVKAAGILDKAVRLLEEAKIQYTIFDKINKEPTISLLEEVVDELNKSGAQVVLGLGGGSSMDTAKAAAILVKNPGVVINYLKGRETFKNLGLPVIAVPTTAGTGSELTRFAVFTGVEIKTKYSFGDYKIMAKYAILDPELTLTLPPKMTAGTGMDALTHAIESYVNYAAHPISESMAIHAIKLVAKSLRKAVAKGDNLKAREDMLMASALAAMAFSSTRVGIVHATSQPAGAHFSIPHGISNAIMLPYVMEYNLIGNPEKYTEIAIAFDEHTNNLTPMEAAANSVKAIRDLIIDIGITERLSDYGVKESDLDMLADEALTSPNIPLNPRYPSKQDIVEIYKKAL
- a CDS encoding MmgE/PrpD family protein; translation: MSTQRQSVAEGRHCESTRTLAELILGLRFEDIPDEVVNRAVQSALDFFGVAIGASQHPLVEKMARLSAALGSPAQATVIGRKERRDALWAALINGSMAHILDFDDTHFPTILHGYTPILAACLALSEALSDFCDGDNKGINKVSGKELIAAFVAGYETSARVALSVHPSHYDRGWHITGTVGVFGASVACGKLLRLDVDRMVCALGIAASQASGLREMFGTMTKPFHAGKAAQNGLLAALLAREGFTSSKRSLEAERGFCHVMSDYPHLDRLTEGWASKWEILNSGFKPYPCGVVTHPAIDGVLSLRRKHALDHRRVTSVRAKCHPLVLELTGKSEPQTGLEGKFSIYHCLAVALVDGIVAPSSFTDSRVKDAEIEKVRSLVTVTVDPSLGEDQAEIVIELEGGHILKEFVEHASGTPERPLTAAELERKFSALISGHPDLEALNIDRLKQDIFDMPKLDDVRCLLKAASPH